The following proteins are co-located in the Solanum pennellii chromosome 1, SPENNV200 genome:
- the LOC107004700 gene encoding protein LNK1 isoform X2, translated as MWLECWLNNSKGMSDLQLYGLDDISWDEFCHNDDHIVPHPSSGRINEPLPQNDSRKKPRHEVIGLTGNAGDHSTGKYANQQKEQVLSNRSPKMLEEDSWADAPDGAFSSPRQKSIVGEVSSLPSESTRTSDHCIKSNNIDSIENEPCPNGCNLDDKNASVGENSYSYPLGPLSQADNDLSFLDNSCEDKDSNDLLYYSWPEIENFEDVDRMFRSCDSTFGFGPGSEDDLGWLSSSDVIEGSGDGLTSGFKFPCPASNALGSTSASRDTSKPKETNISTDNSGIENQSLGYNSSSWSSEKNESVNLGHMSFLNGSSNLQCKLVPDKKAEVHGGGVQVEIVSNNQPRINNNIVDSMQKKHSKHQNRSEGKRKCGYLENGDTLNYTDSLPEEQKLPSGTASTHVSFASAGVLQQKQAQDPDFGYLGGSFSYMDSDYGHSDGSALGPTLPILKYESNGLVSLSPKDSYASNQVHSMEGSPDPSFQVAAMTRKEMVEKLFHPSGVKIENKRDFEGVGTRAPTELGSSVVQECSSINSGLDEISEEAASFHQLQRVMEQLDIRTKLCIRDSLYRLARSAEQRHRHANLNIVSGDDGGASGPLVTEGTNKCTGYVDIETDTNPIDRSIAHLLFHRPSDSAVAPARDSSTLKSPSMIHGSLSSTPVMSDNVISHGEIAPQTDGEVADH; from the exons ATGTGGCTTGAGTGCTGGTTAAACAACTCAAAAGGAATGTCAGATTTGCAGTTATACGGG CTTGACGATATATCTTGGGATGAGTTCTGCCACAATGATGATCATATAGTGCCACATCCAAGTAGCGGACGCATCAATGAACCACTCCCCCAGAATGATAGTCGTAAGAAGCCTCGCCATGAAGTAATTGGTTTAACAGGTAATGCAGGTGATCACTCTACAGGTAAATATGCTAATCAGCAAAAGGAGCAAGTGTTGAGTAATAGAAGCCCCAAAATGCTGGAAGAGGACTCGTGGGCCGATGCACCTGATGGTGCATTCTCTTCTCCACGTCAAAAATCCATAGTCGGAGAAGTTTCAAGTTTACCATCTGAAAGTACCAGGACATCCGATCATTGCATCAAAAGTAATAACATAGACTCCATTGAGAACGAGCCTTGTCCTAATGGTTGCAATCTTGATGACAAGAATGCTTCTGTGGGGGAGAACTCTTATAGCTATCCCCTTGGTCCCTTATCTCAGGCTGATAATGATCTCAGTTTTCTTGACAATAGTTGTGAGGATAAAGACTCTAATGATCTCTTATATTATAGCTGGCCTGAGATAGAGAACTTTGAGGATGTTGACCGGATGTTCAG GAGTTGTGATTCGACATTTGGATTTGGACCTGGTAGTGAAGATGACCTAGGTTGGCTTTCATCATCAGATGTTATTGAAGGATCTGGAGATGGATTGACGTCTGGTTTTAAGTTTCCATGTCCAGCATCCAATGCGCTTGGAAGTACATCCGCCAGTCGTGATACTTCAAAGCCAAAGGAAACAAACATTTCAACGGATAATTCTGGCATTGAGAATCAGTCACTTGGCTATAATAGCAGTTCGTGGTCCTCCGAGAAAAATGAATCTGTAAATCTGGGTCATATGTCTTTTTTAAATGGATCAAGTAATTTACAGTGCAAGTTAGTACCTGATAAGAAG GCTGAGGTACATGGTGGTGGAGTCCAGGTCGAGATTGTATCTAATAACCAACCAAGAATCAACAATAATATAGTG GATAGCATGCAAAAGAAACACTCCAAGCACCAGAATCGCTCTGAGGGTAAAAGAAAATGTGGTTATCTAGAAAATGGAGACACACTCAATTACACTGATAGCCTTCCAGAGGAGCAGAAGCTGCCATCTGGGACCGCAAGCACTCACGTGAGTTTCGCATCTGCAGGTGTCCTGCAGCAAAAGCAAGCTCAAGATCCTGATTTTGGCTACTTGGGTGGTAGCTTCTCTTACATGGATTCAGACTACGGTCATTCCGATGGGAGTGCTCTCGGTCCAACTCTaccaattttaaaatatgaaagtaACGGTCTCGTGTCTCTTTCCCCCAAGGACTCTTATGCATCAAATCAGGTACACTCCATGGAGGGTTCTCCTGATCCTTCTTTTCAGGTGGCTGCTATGACAAGAAAGGAGATGGTGGAGAAGTTATTCCATCCGTCAGGAGTTAAGATTGAAAATAAACGTGATTTTGAAGGGGTTGGCACAAGAGCTCCCACAGAATTAGGATCCTCAGTTGTACAGGAGTGTTCTTCTATAAATTCTGGCTTGGATGAAATTTCAGAAGAAGCAGCTAGTTTTCATCAGCTTCAACGTGTCATGGAACAG TTGGATATAAGGACAAAGCTATGTATAAGAGATAGCTTGTACCGGTTGGCTCGGAGTGCTGAACAAAGGCATAGACATGCTAATCTCAACATTGTCTCTGGAGATGATGGAGGTGCCAGCGGACCGCTGGTTACCGAAGGAACAAACAA GTGCACAGGATATGTGGACATCGAGACAGACACAAATCCCATAGATCGATCTATTGCTCATTTGCTATTCCACAGGCCTTCAGATTCTGCTGTTGCCCCTGCCCGCGATTCCTCGACTTTGAAGTCGCCTTCCATG ATTCATGGGTCGTTGTCTAGCACACCAGTGATGAGTGACAACGTGATCTCTCATGGAGAAATTGCACCTCAAACAGATGGAGAAGTTGCTGATCATTGA
- the LOC107004700 gene encoding protein LNK1 isoform X3 has translation MWLECWLNNSKGMSDLQLYGLDDISWDEFCHNDDHIVPHPSSGRINEPLPQNDSRKKPRHEVIGLTGNAGDHSTGKYANQQKEQVLSNRSPKMLEEDSWADAPDGAFSSPRQKSIVGEVSSLPSESTRTSDHCIKSNNIDSIENEPCPNGCNLDDKNASVGENSYSYPLGPLSQADNDLSFLDNSCEDKDSNDLLYYSWPEIENFEDVDRMFRSCDSTFGFGPGSEDDLGWLSSSDVIEGSGDGLTSGFKFPCPASNALGSTSASRDTSKPKETNISTDNSGIENQSLGYNSSSWSSEKNESVNLGHMSFLNGSSNLQCKLVPDKKKAEVHGGGVQVEIVSNNQPRINNNIVDSMQKKHSKHQNRSEGVLQQKQAQDPDFGYLGGSFSYMDSDYGHSDGSALGPTLPILKYESNGLVSLSPKDSYASNQVHSMEGSPDPSFQVAAMTRKEMVEKLFHPSGVKIENKRDFEGVGTRAPTELGSSVVQECSSINSGLDEISEEAASFHQLQRVMEQLDIRTKLCIRDSLYRLARSAEQRHRHANLNIVSGDDGGASGPLVTEGTNKCTGYVDIETDTNPIDRSIAHLLFHRPSDSAVAPARDSSTLKSPSMIHGSLSSTPVMSDNVISHGEIAPQTDGEVADH, from the exons ATGTGGCTTGAGTGCTGGTTAAACAACTCAAAAGGAATGTCAGATTTGCAGTTATACGGG CTTGACGATATATCTTGGGATGAGTTCTGCCACAATGATGATCATATAGTGCCACATCCAAGTAGCGGACGCATCAATGAACCACTCCCCCAGAATGATAGTCGTAAGAAGCCTCGCCATGAAGTAATTGGTTTAACAGGTAATGCAGGTGATCACTCTACAGGTAAATATGCTAATCAGCAAAAGGAGCAAGTGTTGAGTAATAGAAGCCCCAAAATGCTGGAAGAGGACTCGTGGGCCGATGCACCTGATGGTGCATTCTCTTCTCCACGTCAAAAATCCATAGTCGGAGAAGTTTCAAGTTTACCATCTGAAAGTACCAGGACATCCGATCATTGCATCAAAAGTAATAACATAGACTCCATTGAGAACGAGCCTTGTCCTAATGGTTGCAATCTTGATGACAAGAATGCTTCTGTGGGGGAGAACTCTTATAGCTATCCCCTTGGTCCCTTATCTCAGGCTGATAATGATCTCAGTTTTCTTGACAATAGTTGTGAGGATAAAGACTCTAATGATCTCTTATATTATAGCTGGCCTGAGATAGAGAACTTTGAGGATGTTGACCGGATGTTCAG GAGTTGTGATTCGACATTTGGATTTGGACCTGGTAGTGAAGATGACCTAGGTTGGCTTTCATCATCAGATGTTATTGAAGGATCTGGAGATGGATTGACGTCTGGTTTTAAGTTTCCATGTCCAGCATCCAATGCGCTTGGAAGTACATCCGCCAGTCGTGATACTTCAAAGCCAAAGGAAACAAACATTTCAACGGATAATTCTGGCATTGAGAATCAGTCACTTGGCTATAATAGCAGTTCGTGGTCCTCCGAGAAAAATGAATCTGTAAATCTGGGTCATATGTCTTTTTTAAATGGATCAAGTAATTTACAGTGCAAGTTAGTACCTGATAAGAAG AAGGCTGAGGTACATGGTGGTGGAGTCCAGGTCGAGATTGTATCTAATAACCAACCAAGAATCAACAATAATATAGTG GATAGCATGCAAAAGAAACACTCCAAGCACCAGAATCGCTCTGAGG GTGTCCTGCAGCAAAAGCAAGCTCAAGATCCTGATTTTGGCTACTTGGGTGGTAGCTTCTCTTACATGGATTCAGACTACGGTCATTCCGATGGGAGTGCTCTCGGTCCAACTCTaccaattttaaaatatgaaagtaACGGTCTCGTGTCTCTTTCCCCCAAGGACTCTTATGCATCAAATCAGGTACACTCCATGGAGGGTTCTCCTGATCCTTCTTTTCAGGTGGCTGCTATGACAAGAAAGGAGATGGTGGAGAAGTTATTCCATCCGTCAGGAGTTAAGATTGAAAATAAACGTGATTTTGAAGGGGTTGGCACAAGAGCTCCCACAGAATTAGGATCCTCAGTTGTACAGGAGTGTTCTTCTATAAATTCTGGCTTGGATGAAATTTCAGAAGAAGCAGCTAGTTTTCATCAGCTTCAACGTGTCATGGAACAG TTGGATATAAGGACAAAGCTATGTATAAGAGATAGCTTGTACCGGTTGGCTCGGAGTGCTGAACAAAGGCATAGACATGCTAATCTCAACATTGTCTCTGGAGATGATGGAGGTGCCAGCGGACCGCTGGTTACCGAAGGAACAAACAA GTGCACAGGATATGTGGACATCGAGACAGACACAAATCCCATAGATCGATCTATTGCTCATTTGCTATTCCACAGGCCTTCAGATTCTGCTGTTGCCCCTGCCCGCGATTCCTCGACTTTGAAGTCGCCTTCCATG ATTCATGGGTCGTTGTCTAGCACACCAGTGATGAGTGACAACGTGATCTCTCATGGAGAAATTGCACCTCAAACAGATGGAGAAGTTGCTGATCATTGA
- the LOC107011323 gene encoding uncharacterized protein LOC107011323 has translation MEEKGKVGIERWSAAIGNLSEMTSNLDSLQKLLVKKAVFVDDDTFAKASLTSEQARTIKVLEQRVQTLERELDNAISAAAHARTEKRQAEAAQKAAELRAQEVTKELENTTRVFELHMEELRTKQEEISKRDKEIKLLEAIIQTLGGKGSNSSDE, from the exons ATGGAGGAGAAGGGGAAAGTTGGGATTGAGAGATGGAGCGCTGCGATCGGAAATCTATCGGAGATGACATCCAATCTGGACTCACTCCAAAAGCTACTTGTGAAGAAAGCAGTGTTCGTCGACGACGACACTTTTGCCAAAGCTTCTCTCACCTCCGAACAAGCCCGCACTATTAAG GTTCTTGAACAAAGAGTTCAGACTTTAGAGCGAGAATTAGATAATGCTATTTCTGCTGCTGCTCATGCACGGACTGAGAAAAGACAGGCTGAGGCGGCTCAGAAAGCTGCTGAACTACGTGCACAAGAGGTTACAAAAGAGCTTGAAAATACCACAA GAGTATTTGAGCTGCACATGGAAGAGCTGCGTACAAAGCAAGAAGAGATATCCAAGCGAGACAAGGAAATCAAACTTTTAGAGGCCATAATTCAGACACTTGGAGGCAAAGGCTCCAATTCTTCCGATGAATGA
- the LOC107004700 gene encoding protein LNK1 isoform X1: protein MWLECWLNNSKGMSDLQLYGLDDISWDEFCHNDDHIVPHPSSGRINEPLPQNDSRKKPRHEVIGLTGNAGDHSTGKYANQQKEQVLSNRSPKMLEEDSWADAPDGAFSSPRQKSIVGEVSSLPSESTRTSDHCIKSNNIDSIENEPCPNGCNLDDKNASVGENSYSYPLGPLSQADNDLSFLDNSCEDKDSNDLLYYSWPEIENFEDVDRMFRSCDSTFGFGPGSEDDLGWLSSSDVIEGSGDGLTSGFKFPCPASNALGSTSASRDTSKPKETNISTDNSGIENQSLGYNSSSWSSEKNESVNLGHMSFLNGSSNLQCKLVPDKKKAEVHGGGVQVEIVSNNQPRINNNIVDSMQKKHSKHQNRSEGKRKCGYLENGDTLNYTDSLPEEQKLPSGTASTHVSFASAGVLQQKQAQDPDFGYLGGSFSYMDSDYGHSDGSALGPTLPILKYESNGLVSLSPKDSYASNQVHSMEGSPDPSFQVAAMTRKEMVEKLFHPSGVKIENKRDFEGVGTRAPTELGSSVVQECSSINSGLDEISEEAASFHQLQRVMEQLDIRTKLCIRDSLYRLARSAEQRHRHANLNIVSGDDGGASGPLVTEGTNKCTGYVDIETDTNPIDRSIAHLLFHRPSDSAVAPARDSSTLKSPSMIHGSLSSTPVMSDNVISHGEIAPQTDGEVADH from the exons ATGTGGCTTGAGTGCTGGTTAAACAACTCAAAAGGAATGTCAGATTTGCAGTTATACGGG CTTGACGATATATCTTGGGATGAGTTCTGCCACAATGATGATCATATAGTGCCACATCCAAGTAGCGGACGCATCAATGAACCACTCCCCCAGAATGATAGTCGTAAGAAGCCTCGCCATGAAGTAATTGGTTTAACAGGTAATGCAGGTGATCACTCTACAGGTAAATATGCTAATCAGCAAAAGGAGCAAGTGTTGAGTAATAGAAGCCCCAAAATGCTGGAAGAGGACTCGTGGGCCGATGCACCTGATGGTGCATTCTCTTCTCCACGTCAAAAATCCATAGTCGGAGAAGTTTCAAGTTTACCATCTGAAAGTACCAGGACATCCGATCATTGCATCAAAAGTAATAACATAGACTCCATTGAGAACGAGCCTTGTCCTAATGGTTGCAATCTTGATGACAAGAATGCTTCTGTGGGGGAGAACTCTTATAGCTATCCCCTTGGTCCCTTATCTCAGGCTGATAATGATCTCAGTTTTCTTGACAATAGTTGTGAGGATAAAGACTCTAATGATCTCTTATATTATAGCTGGCCTGAGATAGAGAACTTTGAGGATGTTGACCGGATGTTCAG GAGTTGTGATTCGACATTTGGATTTGGACCTGGTAGTGAAGATGACCTAGGTTGGCTTTCATCATCAGATGTTATTGAAGGATCTGGAGATGGATTGACGTCTGGTTTTAAGTTTCCATGTCCAGCATCCAATGCGCTTGGAAGTACATCCGCCAGTCGTGATACTTCAAAGCCAAAGGAAACAAACATTTCAACGGATAATTCTGGCATTGAGAATCAGTCACTTGGCTATAATAGCAGTTCGTGGTCCTCCGAGAAAAATGAATCTGTAAATCTGGGTCATATGTCTTTTTTAAATGGATCAAGTAATTTACAGTGCAAGTTAGTACCTGATAAGAAG AAGGCTGAGGTACATGGTGGTGGAGTCCAGGTCGAGATTGTATCTAATAACCAACCAAGAATCAACAATAATATAGTG GATAGCATGCAAAAGAAACACTCCAAGCACCAGAATCGCTCTGAGGGTAAAAGAAAATGTGGTTATCTAGAAAATGGAGACACACTCAATTACACTGATAGCCTTCCAGAGGAGCAGAAGCTGCCATCTGGGACCGCAAGCACTCACGTGAGTTTCGCATCTGCAGGTGTCCTGCAGCAAAAGCAAGCTCAAGATCCTGATTTTGGCTACTTGGGTGGTAGCTTCTCTTACATGGATTCAGACTACGGTCATTCCGATGGGAGTGCTCTCGGTCCAACTCTaccaattttaaaatatgaaagtaACGGTCTCGTGTCTCTTTCCCCCAAGGACTCTTATGCATCAAATCAGGTACACTCCATGGAGGGTTCTCCTGATCCTTCTTTTCAGGTGGCTGCTATGACAAGAAAGGAGATGGTGGAGAAGTTATTCCATCCGTCAGGAGTTAAGATTGAAAATAAACGTGATTTTGAAGGGGTTGGCACAAGAGCTCCCACAGAATTAGGATCCTCAGTTGTACAGGAGTGTTCTTCTATAAATTCTGGCTTGGATGAAATTTCAGAAGAAGCAGCTAGTTTTCATCAGCTTCAACGTGTCATGGAACAG TTGGATATAAGGACAAAGCTATGTATAAGAGATAGCTTGTACCGGTTGGCTCGGAGTGCTGAACAAAGGCATAGACATGCTAATCTCAACATTGTCTCTGGAGATGATGGAGGTGCCAGCGGACCGCTGGTTACCGAAGGAACAAACAA GTGCACAGGATATGTGGACATCGAGACAGACACAAATCCCATAGATCGATCTATTGCTCATTTGCTATTCCACAGGCCTTCAGATTCTGCTGTTGCCCCTGCCCGCGATTCCTCGACTTTGAAGTCGCCTTCCATG ATTCATGGGTCGTTGTCTAGCACACCAGTGATGAGTGACAACGTGATCTCTCATGGAGAAATTGCACCTCAAACAGATGGAGAAGTTGCTGATCATTGA
- the LOC107004700 gene encoding protein LNK1 isoform X4 produces the protein MWLECWLNNSKGMSDLQLYGLDDISWDEFCHNDDHIVPHPSSGRINEPLPQNDSRKKPRHEVIGLTGNAGDHSTGKYANQQKEQVLSNRSPKMLEEDSWADAPDGAFSSPRQKSIVGEVSSLPSESTRTSDHCIKSNNIDSIENEPCPNGCNLDDKNASVGENSYSYPLGPLSQADNDLSFLDNSCEDKDSNDLLYYSWPEIENFEDVDRMFRSCDSTFGFGPGSEDDLGWLSSSDVIEGSGDGLTSGFKFPCPASNALGSTSASRDTSKPKETNISTDNSGIENQSLGYNSSSWSSEKNESVNLGHMSFLNGSSNLQCKLVPDKKAEVHGGGVQVEIVSNNQPRINNNIVDSMQKKHSKHQNRSEGVLQQKQAQDPDFGYLGGSFSYMDSDYGHSDGSALGPTLPILKYESNGLVSLSPKDSYASNQVHSMEGSPDPSFQVAAMTRKEMVEKLFHPSGVKIENKRDFEGVGTRAPTELGSSVVQECSSINSGLDEISEEAASFHQLQRVMEQLDIRTKLCIRDSLYRLARSAEQRHRHANLNIVSGDDGGASGPLVTEGTNKCTGYVDIETDTNPIDRSIAHLLFHRPSDSAVAPARDSSTLKSPSMIHGSLSSTPVMSDNVISHGEIAPQTDGEVADH, from the exons ATGTGGCTTGAGTGCTGGTTAAACAACTCAAAAGGAATGTCAGATTTGCAGTTATACGGG CTTGACGATATATCTTGGGATGAGTTCTGCCACAATGATGATCATATAGTGCCACATCCAAGTAGCGGACGCATCAATGAACCACTCCCCCAGAATGATAGTCGTAAGAAGCCTCGCCATGAAGTAATTGGTTTAACAGGTAATGCAGGTGATCACTCTACAGGTAAATATGCTAATCAGCAAAAGGAGCAAGTGTTGAGTAATAGAAGCCCCAAAATGCTGGAAGAGGACTCGTGGGCCGATGCACCTGATGGTGCATTCTCTTCTCCACGTCAAAAATCCATAGTCGGAGAAGTTTCAAGTTTACCATCTGAAAGTACCAGGACATCCGATCATTGCATCAAAAGTAATAACATAGACTCCATTGAGAACGAGCCTTGTCCTAATGGTTGCAATCTTGATGACAAGAATGCTTCTGTGGGGGAGAACTCTTATAGCTATCCCCTTGGTCCCTTATCTCAGGCTGATAATGATCTCAGTTTTCTTGACAATAGTTGTGAGGATAAAGACTCTAATGATCTCTTATATTATAGCTGGCCTGAGATAGAGAACTTTGAGGATGTTGACCGGATGTTCAG GAGTTGTGATTCGACATTTGGATTTGGACCTGGTAGTGAAGATGACCTAGGTTGGCTTTCATCATCAGATGTTATTGAAGGATCTGGAGATGGATTGACGTCTGGTTTTAAGTTTCCATGTCCAGCATCCAATGCGCTTGGAAGTACATCCGCCAGTCGTGATACTTCAAAGCCAAAGGAAACAAACATTTCAACGGATAATTCTGGCATTGAGAATCAGTCACTTGGCTATAATAGCAGTTCGTGGTCCTCCGAGAAAAATGAATCTGTAAATCTGGGTCATATGTCTTTTTTAAATGGATCAAGTAATTTACAGTGCAAGTTAGTACCTGATAAGAAG GCTGAGGTACATGGTGGTGGAGTCCAGGTCGAGATTGTATCTAATAACCAACCAAGAATCAACAATAATATAGTG GATAGCATGCAAAAGAAACACTCCAAGCACCAGAATCGCTCTGAGG GTGTCCTGCAGCAAAAGCAAGCTCAAGATCCTGATTTTGGCTACTTGGGTGGTAGCTTCTCTTACATGGATTCAGACTACGGTCATTCCGATGGGAGTGCTCTCGGTCCAACTCTaccaattttaaaatatgaaagtaACGGTCTCGTGTCTCTTTCCCCCAAGGACTCTTATGCATCAAATCAGGTACACTCCATGGAGGGTTCTCCTGATCCTTCTTTTCAGGTGGCTGCTATGACAAGAAAGGAGATGGTGGAGAAGTTATTCCATCCGTCAGGAGTTAAGATTGAAAATAAACGTGATTTTGAAGGGGTTGGCACAAGAGCTCCCACAGAATTAGGATCCTCAGTTGTACAGGAGTGTTCTTCTATAAATTCTGGCTTGGATGAAATTTCAGAAGAAGCAGCTAGTTTTCATCAGCTTCAACGTGTCATGGAACAG TTGGATATAAGGACAAAGCTATGTATAAGAGATAGCTTGTACCGGTTGGCTCGGAGTGCTGAACAAAGGCATAGACATGCTAATCTCAACATTGTCTCTGGAGATGATGGAGGTGCCAGCGGACCGCTGGTTACCGAAGGAACAAACAA GTGCACAGGATATGTGGACATCGAGACAGACACAAATCCCATAGATCGATCTATTGCTCATTTGCTATTCCACAGGCCTTCAGATTCTGCTGTTGCCCCTGCCCGCGATTCCTCGACTTTGAAGTCGCCTTCCATG ATTCATGGGTCGTTGTCTAGCACACCAGTGATGAGTGACAACGTGATCTCTCATGGAGAAATTGCACCTCAAACAGATGGAGAAGTTGCTGATCATTGA